ACTTAATCTGATGAATCAGGTGGACTTGGTGCAAACCGATCTCTTTCCCGAAGAACAGGCGGCATTGATCGTATGCAATCCGCCGTGGATTCCGGCGCGACCCAGTTCGCCGCTGGAGCATGCCATTTTCGATCCGGAAAGCCGCATGTTGCGCGGATTCCTGCAGGGACTGAAAACTCATTTGCTGCCCGGCGGCGAAGGCTGGCTGATTTTGTCCGATTTGGCCGAACATCTGGGATTGCGCACCCGGGAGCAGCTGCTGCAGATGATCGAAGTTGCCGGTTTGAAAGTATTGAGCAGGATCGATACCAAACCGCACCATCCGCGCGTATCCGAGGTCAGCGATCCGCTGAACGCCGCGCGCGCGGCGGAGTCGACGTCATTGTGGCGGTTAGCGGTGAAGTGACGAAAATATTTTCAAGTGTTGCTACAGCTCGGTGTACTTTCTCGCGCTGCCTTTGGCTTTTTCTACTGGGTACTTGCGCGCGTTTTTCTCCATTTTTTCCAGCACGATTTGCTTCACATCCAAATCGTATTTTTCGGCCAGCAGTAAAGCAAACGTGAAAACATCGGCCAGTTCTTCCTTGATGCTGTCGACATCCGCCTGCTCCGGCGCTTTCCACAGAAAAGTTTCGAGCAGCTCGCCCGCTTCGATATTCAACGCCAATGCGAGGTCCTTGGCGTTATGAAACTGCGCCCAATCCCGCTCATCGCGGAATTTGCGCAAGGCTTGGATTATTTCTTCGATGTCGTTCATGCGCGCCAATAATTTTTGATTGTTGGTATTCAGAGAATGATGTTTGGGTTCTTGATCGCATGGCAGCATAGCACTTTTTCGTGAGGAAATACGCCATGCCCGGTTGAAATGGATCTGCGTTATATTAATCAGCGTTTCCCTAATTCCAGTTAGATCATACTTTAATCATCAACGGAGGCTTTAAATGACAAAACCCTATAAAAAACCGCGAGTGATCATTTCGTCACTCGACACCGAGCGGCTTGAGCAACTGATTGAATCGCTATCGGACATGTCTTTTCCCGGCAAGGACGATCT
The nucleotide sequence above comes from Gammaproteobacteria bacterium. Encoded proteins:
- a CDS encoding nucleotide pyrophosphohydrolase, which gives rise to MNDIEEIIQALRKFRDERDWAQFHNAKDLALALNIEAGELLETFLWKAPEQADVDSIKEELADVFTFALLLAEKYDLDVKQIVLEKMEKNARKYPVEKAKGSARKYTEL